From a single Podarcis raffonei isolate rPodRaf1 chromosome 10, rPodRaf1.pri, whole genome shotgun sequence genomic region:
- the TRIM24 gene encoding transcription intermediary factor 1-alpha isoform X2, producing MDEPMAGAGPTPAGPVAMGGENEAESRQGPADRADGESRLNLLDTCGVCGQNIQSRRPKLLPCLHSFCVRCLPPPHRYLMLPPPAAPSPGAGGPKDPPLPPPPPLLQPSPAPSSPVATPPSPLHCNPVGVVRCPICGQECAERHIIDNIFVKDTTEVPSSTVEKSNQVCTSCEDNAEANGFCVECVEWLCKTCIRAHQRVKFTKDHTVRQKEEVSPEAVGVTSQRPVFCPYHKKEQLKLYCETCDKLTCRDCQLLEHKEHRYQFIEEAFQNQKVIIDTLVTKLMEKSKYIKYTGEQIQNRIHEVNRNQKLVEQDIKVAIFTLMVEINKKGKALLHQLECLAKEHRMKLVQQQQEVAGLSKQLEHVMDFSKWAVASGSSTALLYSKRLITYRLRYLLRARCDALPVSNTTTVFHCDPSFWAQNIFNLGSLVIEDNETPPHMPKSPVMEPNIQPQSGLPSNQLSKFPTQISLAQLRLQHMQQQVLAQRQQAQRRAGPVGLPNPRIAGPMYQTPPPPPPPPQPPPRLVNFQNHSLKPNGSVPPAQPMRFPQNQNIPQSAVRPNPLQMAFLAQQAIKQWQINSGHASATPSNASSTTSTPSSPTINSAAGYDGKTPVPPMIDLSSTMGGSYTLPSLPDIDCAGSISLESIGRREGIVEQSQPKPPSRKTVQSPNSSVPSPGLSGAVVHPPIRSPSASSVGSRGSSGSSSRPSGADSTQRVPVVMLEPIRIKQESGVPSEHYDFPVVIVKQETDEESRKQNTRFPGNLLTSMLLNNNRNRSSEATVLRTEAPDSTGDQPSNGKAAWIGTPHVGESRKDDDPNEDWCAVCQNGGELLCCDKCPKVFHLSCHVPTLRNFPSGEWICTFCRDLFKPEMEYDCDGPSHVTEEKRKLEGNMGLPPMDQRKCERLLLYLYCHEMSLAFQDPVPPTVPDYYKIIKKPMDLSTIKNRLQLHHPLYTKPEDVVADFRLIFQNCAEFNEPDSEVADAGMKLEAYFEELLKNLFPERKFPAQPYCRADRDSPNSTDDSDDDFVQPRKKRLKWEERHFVK from the exons TGCGGGGTGTGCGGCCAGAACATCCAGAGCCGGCGGCCCAAGCTGCTGCCGTGCCTCCACTCGTTCTGCGTGCGCTGCCTACCCCCGCCGCATCGCTACCTCATGCTGCCGCCTCCCGCAGCGCCTTCGCCGGGAGCCGGCGGCCCCAAAGACCCGCcgctgcctccgccgccgcctttgCTTCAGCCTTCCCCGGCCCCCTCGTCGCCCGTCGCCACGCCGCCCTCGCCGCTGCACTGCAACCCGG TTGGTGTTGTTCGTTGCCCAATTTGTGGCCAGGAATGTGCAGAAAGACACATCATCGATAACATATTTGTGAAGGATACTACTGAGGTTCCTAGTAGTACGGTGGAGAAGTCAAATCAG GTTTGTACAAGCTGTGAAGACAATGCAGAAGCCAATGGTTTTTGTGTGGAGTGTGTTGAATGGTTATGTAAGACCTGCATACGAGCTCATCAAAGGGTGAAATTCACGAAGGATCATACAGTCAGACAGAAAGAGGAAGTATCTCCAG AAGCTGTTGGTGTAACTAGTCAGCGACCTGTGTTCTGTCCTTATCACAAGAAGGAGCAGCTAAAGCTTTATTGTGAAACTTGTGACAAGCTGACATGTCGGgattgccagttgctggaacACAAAGAACACAG GTACCAGTTTATAGAAGAAGCCTTTCAGAATCAAAAGGTTATAATTGACACATTAGTTACGAAGCTGATGGAGAAaagcaaatatataaaatatacggGGGAGCAGATTCAAAATAG GATTCATGAAGTGAATCGGAATCAAAAGCTGGTGGAACAGGACATTAAAGTTGCTATTTTCACATTGATGGTAGAAATAAACAAAAAGGGGAAAGCTCTACTCCATCAGCTTGAG TGTCTAGCTAAAGAACACCGAATGAAGCTTGTACAGCAACAACAGGAAGTGGCAGGTCTTTCTAAGCAACTGGAACACGTCATGGACTTTTCTAAATGGGCTGTCGCCAGTGGTAGCAGCACCGCATTACTGTACAGCAAACGCCTA ATTACATATCGATTAAGATACCTCCTTAGAGCAAGGTGTGATGCCTTACCAGTGTCTAACACCACCACCGTGTTTCACTGTGATCCCAGCTTCTGGGCCCAAAATATCTTCAATTTAG GTTCTCTGGTAATTGAAGATAATGAGACCCCACCACACATGCCTAAAAGCCCTGTGATGGAACCAAACATACAGCCACAAAGTGGCTTACCTTCAAATCAACTATCCAAGTTCCCAACACAGATCAGTTTAGCTCAACTGCGACTTCAGCACATGCAGCAGCAGGTCCTCGCTCAGAGGCAGCAGGCTCAACGGAGGGCAGGTCCTGTGGGGCTCCCAAATCCTAGAATTGCAGGGCCCATGTACCagactccaccaccaccaccaccacctcctcag CCACCTCCACGTTTGGTTAACTTTCAGAATCACAGCCTCAAACCCAATGGCTCTGTTCCCCCAGCTCAGCCAATGAGGTTTCCTCAAAATCAGAATATACCACAGTCAGCTGTACGGCCCAATCCACTGCAGATGGCATTTTTGGCACAGCAAGCTATTAAACAG TGGCAAATCAACAGTGGGCATGCTTCTGCTACTCCCTCAAATGCCAGCAGTACAACATCCACTCCCTCCAGTCCTACCATTAATAGTGCTGCTGGATATGATGGGAAAACACCTGTTCCACCTATGATCGATCTGTCCTCAACAATGGGTGGCTCCTATACACTGCCTTCTCTTCCTGAT ATTGACTGTGCAGGAAGCATTTCACTGGAAAGCattgggaggagagagggaattgTTGAGCAGAGCCAACCCAAACCTCCTTCACGCAAAACTGTCCAGTCCCCAAATTCATCAGTGCCATCTCCAGGCCTTTCAG gtgCGGTTGTCCATCCTCCAATTCGTTCACCCAGTGCCTCTAGTGTTGGAAGTCGAGGCAG CTCTGGCTCTTCTAGCAGACCATCAGGTGCAGATTCAACCCAGCGAGTCCCCGTGGTCATGTTGGAGCCTATCAGAATAAAACAAGAGTCTGGTGTGCCAAGTGAACACTATGATTTCCCTGTTGTAATAGTGAAGCAAGAAACAGATGAAGAATCCCGGAAGCAAAAT ACTAGGTTTCCAGGAAATTTACTTACCTCAATGTTGTTGAATAACAATCGCAATCGCTCATCTGAAGCAACCGTCTTGAGAACAGAAGCACCAGACAGTACAGGTGACCAACCATCCAATGGCAAGGCAGCATGGATAGGGACACCTCATGTTGGAGAAAGCAGGAAAGATGATGACCCCAATGAGGACTGGTGTGCAGTGTGTCAGAACGGAGGAGAGCTTTTGTGTTGTGATAAATGTCCTAAAGTGTTCCACCTTTCTTGTCATGTTCCCACACTCAGGAATTTTCCAAG TGGAGAATGGATTTGTACATTCTGCCGCGATTTGTTCAAGCCAGAAATGGAATATGATTGTGATGGCCCAAGTCATGTGactgaagaaaaaagaaaactggaaggCAATATGGGATTGCCACCTATGGATCAGAGG AAGTGTGAAAGATTATTACTGTACCTTTACTGCCACGAAATGAGCCTTGCTTTTCAAGATCCAGTTCCTCCCACG GTGCCTGACTACTACAAAATAATTAAGAAGCCAATGGACTTGTCAACCATCAAAAATAGATTGCAACTGCATCATCCACTGTACACAAAACCAGAAGATGTTGTAGCTGATTTCAGACTGATCTTTCAAAACTGTGCTGAATTTAATGAG CCTGATTCAGAAGTGGCTGATGCTGGCATGAAACTGGAAGCTTATTTTGAGGAACTGCTGAAGAACCTTTTTCCAGAAAGAAAATTCCCTGCCCAGCCTTATTGCCGTGCTGATAGAGATAGTCCCAACTCAACAGATGACTCTGATGACGACTTTGTACAGCCACGGAAAAAACGTCTCAAATGGGAAGAACGCCACTTTGTAAAATGA
- the TRIM24 gene encoding transcription intermediary factor 1-alpha isoform X1 — protein sequence MDEPMAGAGPTPAGPVAMGGENEAESRQGPADRADGESRLNLLDTCGVCGQNIQSRRPKLLPCLHSFCVRCLPPPHRYLMLPPPAAPSPGAGGPKDPPLPPPPPLLQPSPAPSSPVATPPSPLHCNPVGVVRCPICGQECAERHIIDNIFVKDTTEVPSSTVEKSNQVCTSCEDNAEANGFCVECVEWLCKTCIRAHQRVKFTKDHTVRQKEEVSPEAVGVTSQRPVFCPYHKKEQLKLYCETCDKLTCRDCQLLEHKEHRYQFIEEAFQNQKVIIDTLVTKLMEKSKYIKYTGEQIQNRIHEVNRNQKLVEQDIKVAIFTLMVEINKKGKALLHQLECLAKEHRMKLVQQQQEVAGLSKQLEHVMDFSKWAVASGSSTALLYSKRLITYRLRYLLRARCDALPVSNTTTVFHCDPSFWAQNIFNLGSLVIEDNETPPHMPKSPVMEPNIQPQSGLPSNQLSKFPTQISLAQLRLQHMQQQVLAQRQQAQRRAGPVGLPNPRIAGPMYQTPPPPPPPPQQPPPRLVNFQNHSLKPNGSVPPAQPMRFPQNQNIPQSAVRPNPLQMAFLAQQAIKQWQINSGHASATPSNASSTTSTPSSPTINSAAGYDGKTPVPPMIDLSSTMGGSYTLPSLPDIDCAGSISLESIGRREGIVEQSQPKPPSRKTVQSPNSSVPSPGLSGAVVHPPIRSPSASSVGSRGSSGSSSRPSGADSTQRVPVVMLEPIRIKQESGVPSEHYDFPVVIVKQETDEESRKQNTRFPGNLLTSMLLNNNRNRSSEATVLRTEAPDSTGDQPSNGKAAWIGTPHVGESRKDDDPNEDWCAVCQNGGELLCCDKCPKVFHLSCHVPTLRNFPSGEWICTFCRDLFKPEMEYDCDGPSHVTEEKRKLEGNMGLPPMDQRKCERLLLYLYCHEMSLAFQDPVPPTVPDYYKIIKKPMDLSTIKNRLQLHHPLYTKPEDVVADFRLIFQNCAEFNEPDSEVADAGMKLEAYFEELLKNLFPERKFPAQPYCRADRDSPNSTDDSDDDFVQPRKKRLKWEERHFVK from the exons TGCGGGGTGTGCGGCCAGAACATCCAGAGCCGGCGGCCCAAGCTGCTGCCGTGCCTCCACTCGTTCTGCGTGCGCTGCCTACCCCCGCCGCATCGCTACCTCATGCTGCCGCCTCCCGCAGCGCCTTCGCCGGGAGCCGGCGGCCCCAAAGACCCGCcgctgcctccgccgccgcctttgCTTCAGCCTTCCCCGGCCCCCTCGTCGCCCGTCGCCACGCCGCCCTCGCCGCTGCACTGCAACCCGG TTGGTGTTGTTCGTTGCCCAATTTGTGGCCAGGAATGTGCAGAAAGACACATCATCGATAACATATTTGTGAAGGATACTACTGAGGTTCCTAGTAGTACGGTGGAGAAGTCAAATCAG GTTTGTACAAGCTGTGAAGACAATGCAGAAGCCAATGGTTTTTGTGTGGAGTGTGTTGAATGGTTATGTAAGACCTGCATACGAGCTCATCAAAGGGTGAAATTCACGAAGGATCATACAGTCAGACAGAAAGAGGAAGTATCTCCAG AAGCTGTTGGTGTAACTAGTCAGCGACCTGTGTTCTGTCCTTATCACAAGAAGGAGCAGCTAAAGCTTTATTGTGAAACTTGTGACAAGCTGACATGTCGGgattgccagttgctggaacACAAAGAACACAG GTACCAGTTTATAGAAGAAGCCTTTCAGAATCAAAAGGTTATAATTGACACATTAGTTACGAAGCTGATGGAGAAaagcaaatatataaaatatacggGGGAGCAGATTCAAAATAG GATTCATGAAGTGAATCGGAATCAAAAGCTGGTGGAACAGGACATTAAAGTTGCTATTTTCACATTGATGGTAGAAATAAACAAAAAGGGGAAAGCTCTACTCCATCAGCTTGAG TGTCTAGCTAAAGAACACCGAATGAAGCTTGTACAGCAACAACAGGAAGTGGCAGGTCTTTCTAAGCAACTGGAACACGTCATGGACTTTTCTAAATGGGCTGTCGCCAGTGGTAGCAGCACCGCATTACTGTACAGCAAACGCCTA ATTACATATCGATTAAGATACCTCCTTAGAGCAAGGTGTGATGCCTTACCAGTGTCTAACACCACCACCGTGTTTCACTGTGATCCCAGCTTCTGGGCCCAAAATATCTTCAATTTAG GTTCTCTGGTAATTGAAGATAATGAGACCCCACCACACATGCCTAAAAGCCCTGTGATGGAACCAAACATACAGCCACAAAGTGGCTTACCTTCAAATCAACTATCCAAGTTCCCAACACAGATCAGTTTAGCTCAACTGCGACTTCAGCACATGCAGCAGCAGGTCCTCGCTCAGAGGCAGCAGGCTCAACGGAGGGCAGGTCCTGTGGGGCTCCCAAATCCTAGAATTGCAGGGCCCATGTACCagactccaccaccaccaccaccacctcctcag CAGCCACCTCCACGTTTGGTTAACTTTCAGAATCACAGCCTCAAACCCAATGGCTCTGTTCCCCCAGCTCAGCCAATGAGGTTTCCTCAAAATCAGAATATACCACAGTCAGCTGTACGGCCCAATCCACTGCAGATGGCATTTTTGGCACAGCAAGCTATTAAACAG TGGCAAATCAACAGTGGGCATGCTTCTGCTACTCCCTCAAATGCCAGCAGTACAACATCCACTCCCTCCAGTCCTACCATTAATAGTGCTGCTGGATATGATGGGAAAACACCTGTTCCACCTATGATCGATCTGTCCTCAACAATGGGTGGCTCCTATACACTGCCTTCTCTTCCTGAT ATTGACTGTGCAGGAAGCATTTCACTGGAAAGCattgggaggagagagggaattgTTGAGCAGAGCCAACCCAAACCTCCTTCACGCAAAACTGTCCAGTCCCCAAATTCATCAGTGCCATCTCCAGGCCTTTCAG gtgCGGTTGTCCATCCTCCAATTCGTTCACCCAGTGCCTCTAGTGTTGGAAGTCGAGGCAG CTCTGGCTCTTCTAGCAGACCATCAGGTGCAGATTCAACCCAGCGAGTCCCCGTGGTCATGTTGGAGCCTATCAGAATAAAACAAGAGTCTGGTGTGCCAAGTGAACACTATGATTTCCCTGTTGTAATAGTGAAGCAAGAAACAGATGAAGAATCCCGGAAGCAAAAT ACTAGGTTTCCAGGAAATTTACTTACCTCAATGTTGTTGAATAACAATCGCAATCGCTCATCTGAAGCAACCGTCTTGAGAACAGAAGCACCAGACAGTACAGGTGACCAACCATCCAATGGCAAGGCAGCATGGATAGGGACACCTCATGTTGGAGAAAGCAGGAAAGATGATGACCCCAATGAGGACTGGTGTGCAGTGTGTCAGAACGGAGGAGAGCTTTTGTGTTGTGATAAATGTCCTAAAGTGTTCCACCTTTCTTGTCATGTTCCCACACTCAGGAATTTTCCAAG TGGAGAATGGATTTGTACATTCTGCCGCGATTTGTTCAAGCCAGAAATGGAATATGATTGTGATGGCCCAAGTCATGTGactgaagaaaaaagaaaactggaaggCAATATGGGATTGCCACCTATGGATCAGAGG AAGTGTGAAAGATTATTACTGTACCTTTACTGCCACGAAATGAGCCTTGCTTTTCAAGATCCAGTTCCTCCCACG GTGCCTGACTACTACAAAATAATTAAGAAGCCAATGGACTTGTCAACCATCAAAAATAGATTGCAACTGCATCATCCACTGTACACAAAACCAGAAGATGTTGTAGCTGATTTCAGACTGATCTTTCAAAACTGTGCTGAATTTAATGAG CCTGATTCAGAAGTGGCTGATGCTGGCATGAAACTGGAAGCTTATTTTGAGGAACTGCTGAAGAACCTTTTTCCAGAAAGAAAATTCCCTGCCCAGCCTTATTGCCGTGCTGATAGAGATAGTCCCAACTCAACAGATGACTCTGATGACGACTTTGTACAGCCACGGAAAAAACGTCTCAAATGGGAAGAACGCCACTTTGTAAAATGA